From the genome of Simkania negevensis Z:
AACTTTGTCTACCCCTTCATCACTTGTAAGCAAAAGCGTGGGAACTCCATCACTCGAATATTTCTCAAACAGATCAGGATCGATTGAAAAAGGAGCATAAATACCTATATCCCTTAAGTGCTTAATTTTTCTAAAAAACTCAGGAAATGAATTGTTTGGAATACCTCTAAGTACAAAGCTACCCCCAAAAAATTCCAATTCTTTACTGAAGAAGATAAAAGCTTCTTCTGGCATGGAAAAGGAAACAAACAATAAAAGCGAATCATCATGTTCTAAAAGTTCTTGATCCTCACATCCTTGTCGAGAACATTTTTCTTGCAGATACATTGCATCTTCAACAATTTTTGTCGTATCTTGATCTAAAAGCTTACTCTCCCCTTGATTAGAGAAGACAAGGCTTAGTAGAAGCAACGTAACAAATCCAACGAAGCAGCTATTCATTTTCTTTTTTCTGTATTTCAGTCATTTTTTGGTGCACCTTTCTCCAAAAATATTGATCTTCATAGACCTCAGCAACAAAGCGCTTTGTAGATCCAAAATCTTGGGAATATTTCTGAGGGTTTGCCTTTACAGTATCGATGACAGCGTCAATCGAAGATTCTCGTAGCTCATCACCTTCTAGTCTTTTCATATGAAGCTCAAAACTTTTAAGGTCTTTAACAACAGATGCATGAAGTATTGGTACGATCTCTTGGAAACATCCCTGATAAGGAGTTTCGGAATTGTTTTTTATTTCACTGTGTGCAAAAGATGTTATTCCTAAGCAAGTTAAGATCAAAAATTTTATTAAAATATTTTTCATTTTTTCTCCTTTTGAATGGGTATCTCTTCAATCAAGAGCTGTTTTTCTTTTTGAGTGACACGACTAGGAATGTGTTGAATGCCAAACTTTTCACAGAGATGTCCCCCTTGATCAAAATAAATAGGACGCTCTTTTTCCTCTTCAAGTTCAAGGGGACTTCCATTGACTAATATCCATAAAAATTTCCCGCTTTGAAATTCTGCCCATTTCACATGCTTAGGGTTCGATCCATCAAAGAAAAGAAGTCCTTCATCTAATTCAACATGCTCAAGTGGGTTAGTTTTATCTCCCTTACTAGCTATGATTTCTCCGTCAGCCCCTTGGATTGTTTCTGGAAGGATGTATGTAGGATCGTATGTGAAACTTCTTGCAACTCGAGCTTCGGACAACTGCAGAGGCTTAGGGTTTCGTGCTGCCTGAATCAGTTTTGTTTCAATTCTTTCCTCAGAGAGTGGTTTTAGTTTTTTTTGGAGATATTCTTTGAGGTTTTCCTCCAACACAGGAAATACATGACCTTCTGTTCCAAAATCTTTAGCAAGGACAAAAATGGGGCTGAATAAGAGGTAGAAAAATAGTTTATACACCAGTCCCTCCTTTTAATTTTTGTAACATTGCAAGCGATGTTTCAGAAAGAAGCTGCTCAATCTGATCTTTGGGGTGGATCTTGGCCTCATCTAGACATCTAAACTTGTCTTTCAAAGGAATCATCCAATCTATGACGTGTTCAATATCAAATCCTTTTTCGCGCATAACCCTAAAGCGTTCGTAATCGGTAGGGTTGGTAGAGAAAAGCTGCAATGAAAATGGGTCCATTCGAAATCGATAGACTGTTGTATGCTGGCTTGATTCAGACCGAATAGCTACTTCAGAAAAACGTTTTTCTTTTCTCAGACTACTAAGAATTTCTTCTTCATAGGCATCTAAGGGAAGTAGATTATCT
Proteins encoded in this window:
- the trbC gene encoding type-F conjugative transfer system pilin assembly protein TrbC, producing the protein MYLQEKCSRQGCEDQELLEHDDSLLLFVSFSMPEEAFIFFSKELEFFGGSFVLRGIPNNSFPEFFRKIKHLRDIGIYAPFSIDPDLFEKYSSDGVPTLLLTSDEGVDKVVGNLPIRDSLEKISRFGDNKQLAKEKLFQLSRGG
- a CDS encoding conjugal transfer pore protein TraW; this translates as MYKLFFYLLFSPIFVLAKDFGTEGHVFPVLEENLKEYLQKKLKPLSEERIETKLIQAARNPKPLQLSEARVARSFTYDPTYILPETIQGADGEIIASKGDKTNPLEHVELDEGLLFFDGSNPKHVKWAEFQSGKFLWILVNGSPLELEEEKERPIYFDQGGHLCEKFGIQHIPSRVTQKEKQLLIEEIPIQKEKK